A portion of the Chloroflexota bacterium genome contains these proteins:
- a CDS encoding pyridoxal phosphate-dependent aminotransferase → MNFNFDTLPDRRPTGSTKWQIFDEDVLPMWVADMDFRSPEPVIDALRERVDHGVFGYTRPSEGVTASVVEWLARRHGWSVDPGHVIFVPGVVVGFNQATQAVTQPGEGVLIQTPTYGPFLKVAENGGFVQQEIQLTRGQDGQYEIDLNAFEAAITPETRIFMLCNPQNPTGRVFRKAELEAMAEICLRHDVVICSDEIHHDLVYSESQHIPMACLAPEIAAQTITLLAPSKTFNIAGLKASVAVIENDELRAKFTAAQRGLVGWVNLLAQIAMQTAYEQGDAWLDALRAYLQANRDYVTNFVEKELPGVRMAKPEGTYLAWLDCRDANIEGKPSEFFLKEARVAMNDGDWFGAGGEGHVRFNFGSPRSVVEEALERMKAAM, encoded by the coding sequence ATGAATTTTAATTTTGATACCCTGCCCGACCGCCGTCCGACCGGAAGCACCAAGTGGCAAATATTTGATGAGGATGTGTTGCCCATGTGGGTAGCCGATATGGATTTCCGCTCCCCGGAGCCTGTGATTGATGCCCTGCGGGAACGCGTGGATCATGGTGTATTTGGCTACACCCGGCCATCCGAGGGTGTAACTGCTTCCGTGGTGGAGTGGCTGGCGCGGCGGCATGGCTGGTCGGTGGACCCTGGGCATGTGATCTTCGTCCCTGGAGTGGTCGTCGGTTTCAATCAGGCAACCCAGGCCGTGACACAGCCCGGAGAGGGCGTACTGATCCAAACCCCAACCTATGGCCCCTTCCTGAAAGTCGCTGAAAATGGCGGCTTCGTGCAACAAGAGATACAACTCACTCGCGGGCAAGACGGTCAATATGAAATTGACCTGAATGCCTTTGAAGCCGCCATCACCCCGGAGACGCGCATCTTTATGCTGTGCAACCCGCAAAATCCCACCGGGCGCGTCTTCCGCAAGGCCGAACTCGAAGCGATGGCTGAAATCTGCTTGCGCCATGATGTTGTGATCTGCTCCGATGAAATTCATCACGACCTGGTGTATTCCGAGAGCCAGCACATCCCGATGGCCTGCCTGGCCCCCGAGATCGCCGCCCAGACTATCACCCTGCTGGCTCCCAGCAAGACCTTCAATATCGCCGGGCTGAAAGCTTCCGTGGCGGTCATCGAAAATGATGAACTGCGCGCAAAATTCACGGCTGCGCAACGCGGCCTGGTCGGCTGGGTTAATTTGCTTGCACAAATCGCCATGCAAACGGCTTACGAACAGGGCGATGCCTGGCTCGACGCGCTGCGGGCCTATTTACAAGCCAACCGCGATTACGTCACTAACTTTGTAGAAAAAGAACTCCCCGGGGTGCGCATGGCGAAACCTGAAGGCACGTACCTGGCCTGGCTAGATTGCCGCGACGCAAATATCGAAGGCAAGCCCAGTGAATTTTTCTTGAAGGAAGCGCGTGTAGCCATGAATGATGGCGACTGGTTTGGTGCAGGCGGCGAGGGGCATGTGCGTTTCAACTTTGGTAGCCCGCGCTCCGTTGTGGAAGAAGCTCTTGAGCGAATGAAAGCTGCTATGTAA
- a CDS encoding TIGR02206 family membrane protein, producing MIQYFVKDYTGAPFVLFGPEHLLALGIILLINLSLIFVRKSPNQQLKDGIRYTLAGILILNEIGWHVWNIAIDQWSIQLHLPFHLCSVFVWLGAYMLITKSYPIFEFAYFLGIAGALQALLTPDAGIYGFPHFRAFQTFISHGAIISSAVFMAVVEGFRPHWASFKRVFLWTNIYLVVITGLNFLIQSNFLYSRHKPPTASLLDVLGPWPLYLLVVEFMALIMCLILYLPYMISDQRRPTASD from the coding sequence ATGATCCAGTATTTCGTTAAAGACTACACCGGCGCGCCTTTCGTGCTTTTCGGCCCGGAGCATCTACTCGCCTTGGGGATTATCCTGCTGATCAATCTTTCTTTGATCTTTGTGCGCAAATCGCCCAACCAGCAACTCAAGGACGGCATTCGCTACACGCTGGCGGGAATTCTGATATTGAATGAAATCGGCTGGCATGTCTGGAATATTGCCATCGACCAATGGAGCATCCAACTGCACCTGCCCTTTCACCTGTGTTCGGTCTTCGTCTGGTTGGGGGCGTATATGCTCATCACCAAGAGCTACCCGATTTTCGAGTTCGCCTATTTTCTGGGGATTGCCGGGGCGTTGCAAGCGCTATTGACGCCGGATGCCGGAATCTACGGCTTCCCCCACTTCCGCGCCTTTCAGACCTTTATCTCACATGGAGCGATTATCAGTTCGGCGGTTTTCATGGCTGTGGTGGAGGGTTTCCGTCCACACTGGGCATCTTTCAAGCGGGTGTTCCTGTGGACAAATATCTATCTGGTAGTCATCACCGGATTGAATTTCCTCATCCAGAGTAATTTTCTCTATTCACGGCACAAGCCACCTACGGCCAGCCTGCTAGATGTGCTCGGCCCCTGGCCGCTGTATTTACTAGTTGTAGAGTTTATGGCTCTAATCATGTGCCTGATACTCTATTTACCATATATGATCTCTGACCAACGACGACCGACAGCCAGCGACTGA
- the secD gene encoding protein translocase subunit SecD — protein sequence MKQRRYYRLFVIILVLLAGAVWVVVTENSTILGREIFTHLGLDLVGGVQALLEADVPADATIDPNSMDTARTIIENRVNGLLGVGEATVQKAGERRIVVELPGEQNPEQALSTLKETGLLEFVDMGMDPVPAGTIIQTDFVLGNADASQPGDADASFGEIQQIWHTIMTGADLKEVGVTISQFKEYQVAFELTSEGGKLFADYTTNNVGGYLAIVLDKTVISTPRVNTPITGGSGLISGDFDQEEANKLSVQLRYGSLPVPLKVIETRAIGPTLGQDSLQKSLKAGAIGMGIVILFMALYYRLPGVVADFALITYALLTFALFKLIPVTLTLPGIAGFVLSIGMAVDANVLIFERLKEELKQGKSLHYAIDLAWNRAWPSIRDSNISTLITCAILFWFGSTFGASLIKGFAVTLALGVGVSLFTAVTVTRTYLHIVMDNIKLSDRHEWFGL from the coding sequence ATGAAACAACGAAGATATTATCGACTCTTTGTCATCATACTCGTTTTACTGGCCGGGGCGGTTTGGGTGGTGGTAACAGAAAACTCCACGATTTTGGGGCGCGAAATCTTCACCCATCTAGGTTTGGATTTAGTAGGTGGCGTGCAAGCCCTGCTAGAGGCCGATGTGCCAGCAGATGCGACCATTGACCCAAATTCTATGGATACGGCTCGCACGATCATCGAAAATCGCGTCAATGGATTATTGGGCGTTGGCGAAGCCACAGTGCAGAAAGCCGGTGAGCGCCGTATTGTGGTAGAACTGCCTGGCGAACAAAACCCGGAGCAGGCATTGAGCACGCTGAAAGAAACCGGTTTGCTCGAATTTGTGGATATGGGCATGGATCCGGTGCCAGCCGGTACAATTATCCAAACCGATTTTGTACTCGGCAACGCGGATGCTTCTCAGCCGGGAGATGCAGATGCCAGCTTTGGGGAGATTCAGCAAATCTGGCATACAATTATGACCGGTGCTGATCTCAAAGAAGTGGGCGTGACGATTAGCCAATTCAAGGAATATCAAGTTGCTTTTGAGTTGACGAGCGAGGGGGGTAAGCTCTTTGCCGACTACACCACAAATAATGTGGGTGGATACCTGGCGATTGTTTTAGATAAAACTGTAATTTCAACTCCGCGTGTCAACACGCCAATTACAGGTGGAAGTGGCTTAATTTCTGGGGACTTTGATCAAGAAGAAGCCAATAAATTGTCGGTGCAGTTACGCTATGGCTCGTTGCCTGTTCCCCTGAAGGTGATTGAAACGCGTGCCATCGGCCCCACATTGGGGCAAGACTCGCTGCAGAAAAGCTTAAAAGCCGGTGCGATTGGAATGGGTATTGTGATTTTATTTATGGCCTTATATTATCGCTTGCCGGGTGTTGTGGCCGATTTCGCGCTGATTACGTATGCGTTGCTGACCTTTGCGCTCTTCAAACTCATCCCTGTGACTCTAACATTGCCGGGTATTGCCGGATTTGTATTGAGTATTGGGATGGCGGTCGATGCGAATGTGTTAATCTTCGAACGGCTGAAAGAAGAACTGAAGCAAGGCAAGAGCTTGCACTATGCCATCGACCTGGCCTGGAATCGGGCATGGCCCTCTATTCGTGATTCCAATATTTCAACATTGATCACTTGTGCGATTCTATTCTGGTTTGGCAGCACCTTCGGAGCCAGCCTTATCAAAGGCTTTGCGGTTACGCTTGCGCTCGGCGTTGGCGTCAGCCTCTTTACGGCGGTGACGGTCACGCGTACCTACCTGCATATTGTGATGGATAATATCAAACTCTCGGATCGTCACGAATGGTTTGGTTTATAA
- a CDS encoding YbaK/EbsC family protein yields MTSSPPIASILIGKHIPHRVFQHESPPRSVEKAAEVRGQTPDQVVRSILFRMAEDEYLMVLMAGPEQIDWGALRRYLGVSRITMANKDDVLRVTGYPIGAVAPLGLPRPIRILVDDGLLALDEISLGSGVRGTAILMQAADLLSAIENYEIGKFGQVESL; encoded by the coding sequence ATGACATCTTCACCACCGATTGCATCCATACTCATTGGTAAACATATCCCCCACCGCGTCTTCCAGCATGAATCGCCACCACGCTCGGTGGAAAAAGCCGCCGAAGTACGCGGCCAAACTCCAGATCAGGTGGTGCGCAGTATTCTCTTCCGGATGGCTGAAGATGAGTATCTGATGGTGTTGATGGCCGGGCCGGAGCAGATCGATTGGGGCGCGCTGCGGCGTTATCTGGGGGTTTCACGCATCACAATGGCAAACAAGGATGACGTTTTGCGCGTCACCGGTTACCCTATCGGAGCTGTGGCTCCCCTGGGGCTGCCGCGGCCAATCCGCATTCTGGTGGATGATGGCTTGCTGGCGCTGGACGAAATCTCGCTCGGCTCCGGGGTGCGCGGCACGGCAATACTGATGCAGGCAGCAGATTTATTAAGCGCGATTGAAAATTATGAGATCGGAAAATTTGGGCAAGTTGAAAGTTTGTGA
- a CDS encoding Gfo/Idh/MocA family oxidoreductase has translation MTKIRWGLLSTANINRALIPAIRASARGELVAVASRDPTKAEAYAQEWEIPQAFGSYEAMLQSGAVDAVYIGLPNHLHAEWTIQAMQAGLHVLCEKPFATSLAEVDAMIAVSRETRMVLAEAFMYRHHPQTKLAGELVRSGKLGKVTLLRGAFDFYLPETQRQPDNLNVRLVPEWGGGCLWDVGVYPMSFAQFIFGGTPEWVFGTQQIGASGVDEVFAGQMGYADGRLAQISASFCTPFHTFIEIVGTEGRLHLSKPFVGLDEGRVMTFTPKDGPAEEIPVPEKALYLGEVEDMHAAILDGAPSYLTLEETRNHVKTILALYKSAKTQSIIQLL, from the coding sequence ATGACAAAAATTCGCTGGGGATTGCTTTCCACAGCCAATATCAACCGGGCGCTGATTCCGGCTATCCGGGCATCGGCGCGCGGGGAGCTAGTCGCCGTCGCCAGCCGCGATCCAACCAAAGCCGAGGCTTATGCCCAGGAATGGGAAATTCCCCAAGCCTTTGGCAGCTATGAAGCCATGCTGCAATCCGGGGCGGTGGATGCGGTCTATATCGGGCTGCCCAATCACTTACACGCTGAGTGGACCATCCAGGCCATGCAAGCCGGTTTGCATGTACTCTGCGAGAAACCCTTCGCGACTTCGCTGGCAGAAGTGGATGCCATGATCGCTGTCAGCCGCGAGACCCGCATGGTGTTAGCGGAGGCCTTCATGTATCGCCATCATCCGCAGACCAAACTCGCCGGGGAATTGGTACGTTCTGGAAAACTTGGCAAGGTCACGCTGCTGCGCGGGGCGTTTGATTTTTATCTACCGGAAACGCAGCGCCAGCCCGACAATCTCAATGTGCGCCTGGTACCCGAATGGGGCGGCGGCTGTCTGTGGGATGTAGGCGTCTACCCCATGAGTTTTGCCCAGTTCATCTTTGGCGGGACACCGGAGTGGGTTTTTGGCACGCAACAAATCGGGGCGAGTGGCGTGGATGAAGTTTTCGCCGGGCAAATGGGGTATGCAGATGGCAGGCTGGCGCAAATATCAGCTTCGTTCTGCACGCCTTTCCACACATTTATCGAAATCGTCGGAACCGAAGGACGGCTGCATCTCAGCAAGCCCTTCGTCGGGTTGGATGAGGGCCGAGTGATGACGTTCACGCCCAAAGACGGCCCAGCCGAAGAAATTCCGGTGCCAGAAAAAGCATTATACTTGGGCGAAGTTGAAGATATGCACGCCGCCATTCTCGACGGCGCGCCGAGTTATTTGACGCTCGAAGAGACTCGTAATCATGTTAAAACTATTCTGGCATTGTACAAGTCGGCGAAAACCCAAAGCATAATTCAACTTTTATGA
- the recJ gene encoding single-stranded-DNA-specific exonuclease RecJ — MTNPQIHTQNGGAWREYPKTTVPDALQSAIGGHPLVAQTLTRRGITDVDAARAFLDPDYHIPASPSELPGLTHAADLIESAIATGEHILVWGDFDVDGQTSTTLLVEALKELGAQVSYHIPLRATEGHGIKVEVLDKLISAPPTSNFPLPTVLLTCDTGIAAHEAVNFAKKCGLIVVITDHHDLPPELPDADAIINSKMAPDGHPLSTLPGVGVAYKLIEELYARTGDSHFKSDCLLDLVALGIVADVALQTGDARYLLQRGLNILRRTPRLGLQTLFENAEIIPDQIDAGQIGFGIGPRLNALGRLSDANPIVEFFTTDNPSRARVIATQLEGLNNKRKLLTEQIYQSAISQIETDPNLLDFAALVLSHPQWPAGVIGIVASRLVERFHMPVVLLSSPDGEPARGSARSIEGVHIGGAIAAQAKILHGFGGHPMAAGLSLDAERIADFRRGLSRTIREKYPLAPTQPSLTIDAYLPLGEITLELADDLSRLAPFGAGNPALILATRNLKLVNSTLIGRDKSHRRLVVEDQAGNVQDIVWWRGASEELPEGEFDVAYTISTNTFRGERRLQLEWQGFHPSAGASPEVAPEAFPLEVLDYRREQHPLPLLDQLKTEGNFNLYTEGEAKRRLSGHDRNELAPAEMLILWSAPPGPRELSAILAATTPKRIALFGIIPDLDEPAAFLTRLAGLAKHALRAKAGRVELSVLAAAMASRENAVHLGLAWMEEKGHIRVKGEAGHGELQLSAGNEPGHALEDIAMTLKAVLDETAAYRAYFKETSVDSFEQHVETADQHK; from the coding sequence ATGACAAATCCACAAATACATACCCAAAATGGGGGGGCGTGGAGGGAGTACCCAAAGACGACGGTACCCGATGCGCTGCAAAGTGCCATCGGCGGGCACCCGCTCGTAGCGCAGACTCTCACCCGGCGCGGCATCACAGATGTGGATGCGGCGCGCGCCTTCTTGGACCCCGATTACCATATTCCAGCCTCGCCCAGCGAACTGCCCGGCCTGACCCACGCCGCCGATCTAATCGAGAGCGCCATAGCCACCGGAGAACATATTCTGGTATGGGGTGATTTTGATGTGGACGGGCAAACTTCCACCACGCTGCTGGTCGAAGCCCTAAAAGAATTGGGGGCGCAGGTGAGTTACCACATTCCGCTGCGTGCTACCGAGGGACATGGCATCAAGGTTGAAGTTCTGGATAAACTCATCTCGGCTCCACCCACTTCCAACTTCCCGCTACCTACCGTACTTCTTACTTGCGACACGGGCATCGCTGCCCACGAAGCAGTGAATTTCGCAAAAAAATGCGGGCTCATTGTGGTCATCACCGATCATCACGACTTACCGCCAGAACTGCCAGACGCCGATGCTATCATCAACTCCAAAATGGCGCCAGATGGACATCCACTTTCAACGCTGCCGGGAGTAGGGGTAGCGTACAAATTAATTGAAGAACTTTATGCACGCACAGGAGACAGTCACTTTAAAAGTGACTGTCTCCTCGATTTGGTAGCCCTCGGCATCGTCGCCGATGTGGCCTTGCAAACCGGAGATGCGCGTTACCTGCTGCAACGCGGTTTGAATATCCTGCGCCGCACGCCGCGTCTGGGGCTGCAAACTTTATTCGAAAACGCCGAAATCATCCCCGATCAGATCGACGCCGGGCAGATCGGCTTTGGCATCGGGCCGCGACTCAACGCCCTGGGGCGGCTCTCGGATGCCAACCCAATTGTCGAGTTCTTCACCACAGACAACCCCAGCCGCGCCCGCGTCATCGCCACTCAGTTAGAAGGCCTCAATAACAAACGCAAGCTGCTCACCGAGCAAATCTACCAGTCGGCTATCAGCCAGATCGAGACCGATCCCAACCTGCTCGATTTTGCTGCCCTGGTGCTTTCGCATCCCCAATGGCCCGCCGGAGTGATCGGGATCGTTGCCAGCCGATTGGTGGAACGCTTCCATATGCCAGTGGTGCTGCTCTCTTCGCCCGATGGCGAACCTGCGCGCGGCTCGGCGCGCTCGATCGAGGGGGTGCATATCGGCGGGGCGATTGCCGCGCAGGCCAAGATATTACACGGCTTCGGCGGGCATCCGATGGCGGCGGGACTCTCCCTCGATGCAGAACGCATCGCCGATTTTCGCCGCGGGTTGTCGCGCACCATCCGCGAGAAATACCCGCTCGCTCCCACGCAGCCCAGCCTGACGATAGATGCCTATCTGCCGCTTGGCGAAATCACGCTCGAACTGGCCGATGATCTCAGCCGTCTGGCTCCGTTTGGGGCTGGCAATCCTGCGCTTATACTGGCTACACGCAATCTTAAATTGGTCAATTCGACGCTTATCGGACGCGATAAAAGCCATCGGCGGCTAGTGGTGGAAGATCAGGCGGGGAACGTGCAAGATATTGTGTGGTGGCGGGGGGCAAGCGAAGAACTGCCCGAGGGCGAATTCGATGTCGCCTACACGATTTCAACCAACACCTTTCGCGGCGAGCGCCGTCTGCAACTCGAATGGCAGGGCTTTCATCCGAGTGCGGGTGCCAGCCCTGAGGTAGCGCCGGAAGCTTTCCCGCTGGAAGTGCTGGATTACCGCCGGGAGCAGCATCCGCTGCCTTTATTGGATCAACTCAAAACCGAAGGGAATTTTAACCTCTACACGGAAGGAGAAGCCAAACGACGCCTGAGTGGGCACGATCGCAACGAGTTGGCACCTGCCGAAATGCTGATTTTGTGGAGCGCGCCGCCCGGCCCGCGGGAGTTATCTGCAATTCTGGCTGCTACCACGCCCAAGCGGATTGCGCTCTTTGGCATCATTCCCGACCTCGACGAACCTGCTGCCTTTCTGACGCGCTTGGCCGGGTTGGCCAAACATGCTTTGCGCGCCAAAGCAGGCCGCGTGGAATTGAGCGTGCTGGCCGCAGCAATGGCAAGCCGCGAGAATGCAGTGCATCTGGGGCTGGCCTGGATGGAGGAGAAGGGGCATATCCGCGTGAAGGGGGAAGCCGGGCACGGAGAGTTGCAACTGAGCGCGGGCAACGAGCCAGGACACGCGCTGGAAGATATTGCCATGACGCTCAAGGCTGTGCTGGATGAAACCGCCGCGTATCGGGCATATTTTAAGGAAACCAGTGTAGACTCATTCGAGCAGCATGTAGAAACCGCAGATCAACACAAATAA
- a CDS encoding PD-(D/E)XK nuclease family protein, with amino-acid sequence MTLPKNFQFSQSSLQDYVDCQRRFQLRYIQRRAWPALDSAPALESELFMQRGAQFHHLAHQYFLGIPTEKLARQIEGDEMLERWWQNFTNLQGFQNPEGLRARPEISLSAPLGEFRLMAKYDLIIIFPSPPAPLPEGEGGKATIFDWKTSRKRPKREWLEKKLQTRVYPYLLTRAGAQLNGGQPIAPEQIEMIYWFTDFPDQPARFSYSEEQFATDEAYLSGLIGEIKSRGDDPAHLTEDEFRCNYCPYRSLCSRGDKAGVLNEMDEFNEPEIGFELELDFEGITEVEY; translated from the coding sequence ATGACGTTACCGAAAAATTTTCAATTCAGTCAATCGAGTCTGCAAGATTATGTGGACTGCCAGCGGCGATTTCAGTTGCGCTATATTCAACGCCGCGCCTGGCCTGCGCTGGATTCCGCTCCGGCGCTGGAAAGCGAGCTATTCATGCAGCGCGGGGCGCAGTTCCATCATTTAGCGCATCAGTATTTTCTCGGCATCCCGACAGAGAAGTTGGCGCGACAAATCGAGGGGGATGAGATGCTGGAACGCTGGTGGCAAAACTTTACAAACCTTCAAGGCTTTCAAAACCCTGAAGGTCTGCGGGCGCGTCCCGAAATCAGTTTGTCGGCTCCATTGGGGGAATTCCGCCTTATGGCGAAGTATGATTTGATTATTATATTCCCCTCACCCCCGGCCCCTCTCCCTGAGGGAGAGGGGGGTAAAGCCACCATTTTTGACTGGAAGACCTCGCGCAAACGTCCTAAACGTGAGTGGCTGGAGAAAAAACTACAGACGCGAGTGTATCCCTACTTGTTGACACGGGCGGGAGCGCAGTTAAACGGTGGGCAGCCGATTGCCCCGGAACAAATCGAGATGATCTACTGGTTCACGGATTTTCCCGATCAACCGGCGCGCTTCAGCTATAGCGAAGAACAATTTGCCACCGATGAAGCCTATCTCAGCGGGTTGATTGGTGAGATCAAAAGCCGGGGGGATGATCCTGCGCATCTCACCGAGGACGAATTCCGCTGCAATTACTGTCCCTACCGTTCGTTGTGCAGCCGCGGCGACAAAGCCGGGGTGCTGAACGAGATGGATGAGTTTAACGAACCAGAAATAGGGTTTGAATTAGAACTGGATTTTGAGGGGATTACAGAAGTCGAATACTAA
- the secF gene encoding protein translocase subunit SecF: MIDIVKRRYVYFAISLVIILPGIVALILWGLPLAIDFTGGSFLEVQFAQTAPSSEAVSALYSDLGFGDARVQTSSDNVLVVRSKFLDNEARDQILGGLRDEFGEITVLRFDSVGPTVGKEVATRASGAVALAALGIMLYITYAFRGVSHAIRYGVSAIIAMLHDVALVIGMAAIFGKFLGWEVDSLFLTALLTVIGFSVHDSIVVFDRIRENSSKYRRMPYETLVNQSIVQTLARSINTQLTVMLTLLALSIFGGETIRHFVITLLIGVFSGTYSSIFNAAPILVVWENKEWRTWFRRGSSAAA; the protein is encoded by the coding sequence ATGATTGATATTGTAAAACGTAGATATGTATACTTTGCGATCTCCCTGGTGATTATTTTGCCGGGGATCGTTGCGTTAATTTTGTGGGGCCTGCCTCTGGCGATTGATTTTACTGGAGGAAGTTTTCTGGAAGTACAATTTGCCCAAACCGCACCTTCTTCCGAGGCTGTATCTGCCCTGTATTCAGATTTAGGTTTTGGTGACGCTCGCGTACAAACCTCGAGCGATAATGTCTTGGTGGTGCGTTCAAAGTTCCTCGATAACGAGGCGCGCGATCAGATATTGGGCGGGTTGCGTGATGAATTTGGAGAGATTACCGTATTGAGGTTTGATAGTGTTGGTCCCACAGTTGGTAAAGAAGTGGCAACGCGCGCCTCGGGTGCAGTTGCGCTGGCCGCGTTAGGTATTATGCTGTATATCACGTATGCTTTCCGCGGCGTTTCCCATGCTATTCGCTACGGGGTAAGCGCTATTATCGCCATGCTTCACGATGTCGCTCTGGTAATTGGTATGGCGGCAATTTTTGGAAAATTCCTGGGCTGGGAAGTAGATTCTCTATTCCTGACGGCCTTGCTTACGGTGATTGGATTCTCCGTGCATGATAGCATTGTTGTCTTCGACCGTATCCGCGAAAATTCGAGCAAATACCGCCGAATGCCCTATGAAACCCTGGTAAATCAATCCATCGTGCAAACCCTGGCGCGCTCAATCAATACTCAGCTTACTGTGATGTTGACATTGTTGGCCTTAAGCATCTTTGGCGGAGAGACCATCCGTCACTTCGTCATCACGCTGCTCATCGGCGTTTTTAGTGGAACATATTCTTCGATCTTCAATGCTGCCCCTATTTTAGTAGTCTGGGAGAATAAAGAATGGCGCACATGGTTCCGCCGTGGGAGTAGTGCCGCCGCTTAA